From the Rhodococcus sp. NBC_00297 genome, one window contains:
- a CDS encoding phytanoyl-CoA dioxygenase family protein, giving the protein MALNDSTTNDRLPEQNRDGGIDQDWAGDDQDWWDWYVTLAANDAAPAELVEGPGLPDVEAATDEQIERELAEPYALDPASVEAFARQAFVRLPAVLSPAVVRRLAERLEELLRAEHGDDVAGRFTALEQMWLHDDLMRTVALSPRIGGLAAALLDVPGVRLYHDNALSKEPGCGRTPWHHDAEHFPLQTTDAVTAWMPMSAIPGRMGPLSFARGRDVLDEVADLEFDKVGTSYDEAVTQRFLQRDVAVEAEPFAVGDVSFHSALCFHTAGPNRTTQPRRALATTYFADGTRVVESPTLISGTWREFLPGIEPGGLAESELNPVVGRRD; this is encoded by the coding sequence GTGGCTCTGAACGACTCGACCACCAATGATCGCCTGCCCGAACAGAACCGGGACGGCGGTATCGATCAGGACTGGGCAGGCGACGATCAGGACTGGTGGGACTGGTACGTCACCCTGGCCGCGAACGATGCGGCGCCCGCCGAACTGGTCGAGGGTCCCGGCCTGCCCGATGTCGAGGCCGCCACGGACGAGCAGATCGAGCGCGAGCTGGCCGAGCCCTACGCCCTCGATCCCGCTTCCGTCGAGGCCTTCGCACGGCAGGCTTTCGTGCGACTGCCCGCAGTGCTGTCGCCGGCGGTGGTGCGCCGCCTCGCCGAGCGACTCGAGGAGTTGCTGCGCGCGGAGCACGGTGACGACGTCGCCGGGCGATTCACCGCGCTCGAGCAGATGTGGCTCCACGACGACCTGATGCGCACCGTGGCGCTCTCGCCCCGCATCGGCGGTCTGGCTGCGGCACTGCTCGACGTGCCCGGAGTTCGCCTGTACCACGACAATGCGCTGTCCAAAGAGCCCGGCTGCGGGCGCACGCCGTGGCATCACGACGCCGAACACTTCCCCCTGCAGACCACCGACGCCGTCACCGCGTGGATGCCGATGTCGGCCATCCCGGGCCGGATGGGTCCGCTGTCCTTCGCCCGCGGCCGGGACGTGTTGGACGAGGTCGCCGATCTGGAGTTCGACAAGGTCGGCACGTCGTACGACGAGGCCGTCACCCAACGCTTCCTCCAGCGCGACGTCGCGGTGGAAGCGGAGCCGTTCGCGGTGGGAGACGTGTCGTTCCATTCCGCGCTGTGCTTCCACACCGCGGGCCCGAACCGGACGACGCAGCCGCGTCGAGCACTCGCCACCACGTACTTCGCCGACGGCACCCGTGTCGTGGAATCGCCGACCCTGATCAGCGGCACGTGGCGCGAGTTCCTCCCCGGCATCGAGCCCGGCGGACTCGCGGAGTCCGAGCTCAACCCGGTGGTGGGTCGCCGGGACTGA
- a CDS encoding class I SAM-dependent methyltransferase — MIDSYLMSNIAAPPPTELAAVLLDGVRAVRRGAPALAGLEPDSYARLHSAFELLSDQRDLIAEHLAGRLGTRGDGPISVLSVGCGDGVLDVRLAAGLVLAVPGRPVRYVGIDPWIGSVERFTATMAALGADELSADGHVASFGDSPVDDETFDVVMFVHSMYYVADVGATLRAALALLRPGGELWVAVAPSAELNALVGVLAPPLEGHRQWFSGDVGDAFVDAGIVVDDVATLHALVDLASASDEVLDFAVQARLTPDLQGPVRAYLDAVSVPGADGGLRVPHPVDVFTASRH, encoded by the coding sequence GTGATTGACTCGTATCTGATGTCCAACATAGCTGCGCCACCGCCCACCGAGCTCGCCGCAGTGCTTCTCGACGGTGTGCGCGCCGTGCGGCGGGGAGCTCCGGCCCTGGCCGGCCTCGAACCCGACTCCTACGCCCGCCTGCATTCCGCTTTCGAACTGCTCTCCGATCAGCGCGATCTGATCGCCGAGCACCTTGCCGGCAGGCTGGGTACCAGGGGGGACGGACCGATCTCGGTGCTGTCCGTGGGATGCGGTGACGGCGTGCTGGACGTCCGTCTCGCCGCCGGTCTGGTGTTGGCGGTGCCAGGGCGCCCCGTGCGGTACGTCGGAATCGATCCGTGGATCGGCAGTGTCGAGCGCTTCACCGCCACGATGGCCGCGCTGGGTGCCGACGAGCTGAGTGCCGACGGCCACGTGGCGTCGTTCGGTGACTCCCCGGTGGACGACGAGACCTTCGACGTCGTGATGTTCGTGCACTCGATGTACTACGTCGCCGATGTCGGGGCGACCCTGCGCGCTGCTCTCGCGCTGCTACGTCCCGGCGGCGAACTGTGGGTGGCCGTCGCACCGTCGGCCGAGCTGAACGCGCTGGTGGGAGTTCTCGCACCTCCGCTCGAGGGTCATCGACAGTGGTTCAGCGGTGACGTCGGAGACGCCTTCGTCGACGCCGGGATCGTCGTCGACGACGTGGCCACTCTGCACGCGCTGGTCGATCTGGCGTCCGCGAGCGACGAGGTGCTCGACTTCGCGGTGCAGGCCAGGCTGACCCCCGATCTACAGGGCCCGGTGCGGGCCTACCTCGACGCGGTGTCGGTCCCCGGCGCGGACGGAGGCCTTCGAGTGCCGCATCCGGTGGACGTGTTCACCGCGTCCCGTCACTGA
- a CDS encoding flavin-containing monooxygenase — MPDTSPRRHHEIVIVGGGFSGLGTAIALRKAGFDDLLIVDDGDGPGGTWQWNTYPGVAVDIPSFSYQFSFAQRSTWSRSYAPGRELRAYAEQIVDEYGLAPHLQFGTRVHGASFDAPSATWSISTSAGDVTARWLIHAGGPLSQPKLPDIEGIDTFEGATMHTSRWNHEVSLAGKRVGIIGTGATAVQVVPEIAPEVDHLTVFQRTPIWCLPKPDFPLGRMGRASLETVPGVRQIARLASQAFVEATFPVLAHFHKWVPATAALQVAARRYIAAQVHDPATRDALTPTYALGCKRPSFHNSYLSTFNRDNVSLQTTSIEAITPGGIRTSDGVQHELDVLVLATGFKVTDRDALPTYPLTSADGTDLAEHWDAERFHTYQGVATAGFPNFFTVFGPYGYNGASFFTLVENSAAHIVRVLTEARRRRATFAEVTSAAQEQYMSAILARRSWQVFTDPTCAGANSYYFTANGDVPFRASTTPEAAWRSRRFPLADYAFGGRAG; from the coding sequence ATGCCCGACACGTCACCGCGCAGGCACCACGAGATCGTCATCGTCGGCGGAGGCTTCTCCGGCCTGGGTACCGCTATCGCGCTCCGCAAGGCCGGTTTCGACGATCTTCTCATCGTCGACGACGGTGACGGTCCCGGCGGCACGTGGCAATGGAACACCTATCCGGGCGTGGCGGTCGACATTCCGTCCTTCAGCTACCAGTTCTCGTTCGCTCAGCGATCCACCTGGTCGCGCAGCTACGCCCCCGGCCGCGAGTTGCGTGCCTACGCCGAGCAGATCGTCGACGAGTACGGCCTGGCGCCTCATCTGCAGTTCGGCACGCGCGTACACGGGGCCTCGTTCGATGCGCCGTCCGCGACGTGGTCGATCTCGACCAGCGCCGGCGACGTGACGGCACGCTGGTTGATCCACGCGGGCGGGCCGCTGAGCCAGCCCAAGCTCCCCGACATCGAGGGCATCGACACCTTCGAGGGCGCGACGATGCACACCAGCCGGTGGAACCACGAGGTCTCGCTGGCCGGTAAGCGGGTCGGCATCATCGGTACCGGCGCGACGGCGGTGCAGGTGGTCCCGGAGATCGCACCGGAGGTGGACCATCTGACGGTGTTTCAACGCACGCCCATCTGGTGCCTGCCGAAGCCGGACTTCCCGCTCGGCCGAATGGGACGCGCGAGTCTCGAGACAGTCCCCGGAGTCCGGCAGATCGCCCGCCTGGCGAGCCAGGCGTTCGTCGAGGCGACGTTCCCGGTGCTGGCGCACTTTCACAAGTGGGTTCCCGCCACCGCGGCTCTCCAGGTCGCCGCGCGTCGGTACATCGCCGCACAGGTACACGATCCGGCCACACGGGACGCCCTGACTCCGACCTACGCGCTCGGGTGCAAACGGCCGAGTTTCCACAACTCGTATCTCTCGACGTTCAACCGGGACAACGTCTCTCTGCAGACGACGTCCATCGAGGCGATCACGCCCGGCGGCATCCGCACGAGCGACGGCGTGCAGCACGAGCTCGATGTGTTGGTCCTCGCCACCGGATTCAAGGTCACCGACAGGGACGCACTGCCGACGTATCCGCTCACCTCCGCCGACGGCACCGATCTGGCGGAGCACTGGGACGCCGAGAGGTTCCACACCTATCAGGGCGTCGCGACGGCGGGCTTTCCGAACTTCTTCACCGTCTTCGGCCCCTACGGATACAACGGCGCCTCGTTCTTCACCCTGGTCGAGAACAGTGCCGCGCACATCGTGCGTGTCCTGACCGAGGCTCGTCGACGCCGGGCCACCTTCGCCGAGGTGACCTCGGCGGCGCAGGAGCAGTACATGAGCGCGATACTGGCACGTCGGTCGTGGCAGGTCTTCACCGATCCGACGTGTGCCGGCGCCAACAGCTACTACTTCACCGCGAACGGGGACGTGCCGTTCCGGGCGTCGACCACTCCCGAGGCGGCATGGCGCAGCCGCCGATTCCCCCTGGCCGACTACGCCTTCGGTGGACGGGCGGGCTGA
- a CDS encoding SDR family oxidoreductase, translating into MTFSGKTVFISGASRGIGLAIAKRLAADGATIALLAKTAEPHPKLDGTVYTAAAEIEEAGGQALPIVGDVRDGEAVQAAVGAAVEQFGGIDICINNASAINLGSIDEVALKQFDLMNGIQVRGTYAVSQACLPHMKGRDNPHVLTLSPPLRLEQRWLVPTPYMMAKFGMTLCALGIAEEMREIGIASNTLWPRTFIATAAVQNLLGGDKAMSEARKPEIYADAAYAVLSRPARDYTGQTLLCEDVLLESGVTDLSAYDCTPGGDLAVDIWVDEPNPPGYRPPA; encoded by the coding sequence ATGACTTTCTCGGGTAAGACCGTGTTCATCTCCGGGGCCAGCCGCGGCATCGGGCTGGCCATCGCGAAGCGCCTCGCAGCGGACGGCGCCACCATCGCGCTGCTGGCCAAGACTGCCGAACCCCACCCCAAGCTCGACGGGACCGTGTACACCGCGGCCGCGGAGATCGAGGAGGCGGGCGGGCAGGCGCTGCCCATCGTCGGAGACGTTCGTGACGGCGAGGCGGTGCAGGCCGCCGTCGGCGCCGCCGTGGAGCAGTTCGGTGGCATCGACATCTGCATCAACAACGCCTCGGCGATCAACCTCGGATCCATCGACGAGGTTGCTCTCAAACAGTTCGATCTGATGAACGGCATCCAGGTGCGCGGGACGTACGCCGTGTCGCAGGCGTGCCTGCCCCACATGAAGGGCCGCGACAACCCGCACGTCCTCACGCTCTCACCGCCCTTGCGCCTCGAACAACGGTGGCTCGTGCCGACCCCCTACATGATGGCCAAGTTCGGGATGACGTTGTGCGCCCTGGGAATCGCGGAGGAGATGCGGGAGATCGGCATCGCATCGAACACGCTGTGGCCTCGCACGTTCATCGCGACCGCCGCGGTGCAGAACCTGCTCGGCGGCGACAAGGCGATGAGCGAGGCACGGAAGCCCGAGATCTACGCGGACGCGGCGTACGCGGTGCTGAGCAGACCGGCCCGCGACTACACGGGACAGACTCTGCTGTGCGAGGACGTCCTGCTGGAGTCGGGCGTGACCGACCTGTCGGCATACGACTGCACGCCGGGAGGCGATCTCGCAGTCGACATCTGGGTCGACGAGCCCAATCCCCCGGGCTACCGACCACCCGCCTGA
- a CDS encoding alpha/beta fold hydrolase, with product MTVERVPVSGGHITVETLTGSSDPILVIHGVSSQRMLWNWLHAEAPHLTLVAPDLRGRGDSVDVTGASSLARHADDLDAVLEALGLDSVHVCGMSMGAFAAVEFAARFPSRAKSLVLVDGGVPVEPPAGLTRDTVAAVFEDRIARTRQRWDDLDDYLDFLVSTSLPLLDRDDPLLREYAAHDLADGAIRLSTDAVVADATDVFFGDSRFRDLTVPIRFLHAQWSVGAGSPPMYSPQDIDALELTSVRALDGLDHAGTIMTAVGAAAVGETIDDALRDGVSDGTR from the coding sequence ATGACCGTCGAACGAGTACCGGTGTCGGGCGGACACATCACCGTCGAGACACTCACGGGCAGCTCCGATCCGATCCTCGTGATCCACGGGGTGTCCAGCCAGCGCATGCTGTGGAACTGGCTGCACGCGGAGGCGCCACACCTGACGCTCGTCGCGCCGGACCTCCGCGGCCGCGGTGACAGCGTCGACGTCACGGGCGCGTCGTCGCTCGCCCGTCACGCGGACGATCTGGACGCCGTTCTCGAGGCCCTGGGACTCGACTCCGTGCACGTGTGCGGCATGTCGATGGGTGCATTCGCCGCAGTGGAATTCGCAGCCCGGTTCCCGTCCAGAGCGAAGAGTCTCGTTCTCGTCGACGGAGGCGTGCCGGTGGAACCGCCTGCCGGTCTCACCCGAGACACCGTCGCGGCCGTGTTCGAGGACAGGATCGCGCGAACGCGGCAGCGATGGGACGACCTCGACGACTACCTCGACTTCCTGGTGTCGACGTCGTTACCGCTGCTGGACCGTGACGATCCGCTCCTCCGGGAGTACGCCGCTCATGATCTGGCCGACGGTGCGATCCGGCTGTCGACCGATGCGGTCGTCGCGGACGCCACGGACGTCTTCTTCGGTGACTCGCGGTTCCGCGACCTGACGGTGCCGATCCGATTCCTGCACGCGCAGTGGAGCGTCGGGGCAGGGTCTCCGCCGATGTACTCGCCGCAGGACATCGACGCTCTCGAGCTGACGTCCGTCAGAGCACTGGACGGCCTCGATCATGCCGGCACGATCATGACCGCCGTGGGCGCGGCTGCCGTGGGCGAGACGATCGACGACGCACTGCGGGACGGGGTCAGTGACGGGACGCGGTGA
- a CDS encoding helix-turn-helix domain-containing protein, whose protein sequence is MPRPRLHDLDALMDAAESLAVDSGASAVTIRAMSERTSISNGAIYHAFGSRAGLLGRVWVRDARRMLTLQNDAVTTALEHRPGRDSAVRAVVAAADAPAAFLAESPVAARFLMTVSRRELLGTDDLPDEVAADLRTLDETLAALLVQLSRALWNRADRESVAVVKDCVVGLPTALLLRGTTSPDIAARERLAAAVRGILALPPPTTDHAPPRRKASS, encoded by the coding sequence GTGCCTCGCCCCCGCCTCCACGACCTCGACGCGCTGATGGACGCCGCCGAGTCGCTGGCGGTCGACTCCGGCGCCTCCGCCGTCACGATCCGCGCGATGTCGGAGCGCACCTCGATCTCCAACGGCGCCATCTATCACGCGTTCGGGTCACGAGCGGGCCTCCTCGGACGAGTGTGGGTCCGTGACGCACGTCGGATGCTCACTCTGCAGAACGATGCGGTGACCACGGCACTCGAGCACCGACCCGGACGTGACTCCGCCGTCCGGGCCGTCGTGGCAGCCGCAGACGCACCGGCTGCCTTCCTTGCCGAATCACCCGTCGCAGCACGGTTTCTCATGACTGTCTCGCGGCGAGAGCTGTTGGGCACCGACGACCTGCCCGACGAGGTCGCCGCAGACCTGCGCACCCTCGACGAGACACTGGCCGCACTGCTCGTCCAACTCTCCCGAGCCCTGTGGAACCGCGCCGATCGCGAGAGCGTCGCCGTCGTCAAGGACTGCGTCGTCGGGCTCCCGACAGCACTGTTGCTGCGCGGCACCACATCACCCGACATCGCCGCCCGGGAACGACTCGCCGCCGCCGTCCGCGGCATTCTCGCCCTGCCCCCACCGACCACGGATCACGCCCCGCCCAGACGAAAGGCCTCCTCATGA
- a CDS encoding class I SAM-dependent methyltransferase, with protein MSSGDTAERSLEHWSEAGRTGMEAFYALATEDYRQLALAADWPTLLSDRAHEGWSLLDVACGSGKFPTALRRYTDLSAVPELAYDLLDPSAFSVAEARGALEAPFAARHDLVMTLQDLPADHAGYDVVWATHALYALPPDELDAAAERFVAALAPGGLGLIAQATAASHYLAFYDAFRAGVREATPYTTAEQVRDALTQAGADVGDQRVTYTTGTSDRGIAEGFLQRCAFDDSVSLEEMEAAPVLGEYLASCRDASGSYTFSHEAALLWL; from the coding sequence ATGAGCAGTGGAGACACAGCAGAGCGCAGCCTCGAGCACTGGAGCGAAGCCGGTCGCACGGGCATGGAGGCGTTCTACGCTCTCGCGACCGAGGACTACCGGCAGCTGGCGTTGGCCGCCGACTGGCCGACGCTCCTCAGCGACCGCGCGCACGAGGGCTGGTCGCTGCTCGACGTGGCGTGCGGCAGCGGAAAGTTCCCCACCGCGCTGCGCCGCTACACAGACCTGTCGGCGGTTCCCGAGCTGGCCTACGACCTTCTCGACCCGTCCGCGTTCTCCGTCGCCGAGGCACGCGGCGCGCTCGAAGCGCCGTTCGCGGCCCGGCACGACCTGGTGATGACCCTGCAGGACCTCCCCGCGGATCACGCCGGCTACGACGTCGTCTGGGCCACCCACGCTCTCTACGCACTGCCGCCGGACGAATTGGACGCTGCGGCAGAACGATTCGTGGCCGCACTGGCTCCCGGAGGCCTGGGCCTGATCGCACAGGCCACGGCGGCCTCGCACTACCTCGCGTTCTACGACGCCTTCCGCGCCGGGGTGCGCGAGGCGACGCCGTACACGACCGCCGAGCAGGTGCGCGACGCACTGACACAAGCCGGCGCGGACGTAGGCGATCAGCGCGTCACCTACACGACCGGTACCTCCGACCGTGGCATCGCCGAAGGTTTTCTCCAGCGCTGCGCGTTCGACGACTCGGTGTCGCTGGAGGAGATGGAAGCCGCTCCGGTGCTGGGCGAGTACCTGGCCTCCTGCCGCGACGCGTCCGGTTCCTACACCTTCTCGCACGAGGCGGCGCTGCTGTGGCTCTGA
- a CDS encoding sensor domain-containing phosphodiesterase gives MQRIVDPESRAVEAVLADVWGARSVYQPIVDLDSGVVVGYEALARWPAVPGVDVGRVFDEAADRGVVRELDWACRLAALSGAAEAGLSTEYSVFINVEPHNGPVIPDFARRMLDSFDRPINVVIELTERSLLSDPATLLAVVDAARRLGCSVALDDVGANEATVTMLEFVAPDIIKLDCTLVQSDPSPAQARVIAAVRAHAEFTGATILAEGVENEEHLARARALGATLGQGWLFGRPAALPSETSRRRDVLDRTPSVVSRRRSSAGSAVPEVPSDLFGEIPPLVGRKAFVLSMAREIEDHARGAVDPLIVLSAFQRARWFAPNVVDRYADLAALHPFIAALGVGLPDEPAPGVRGAALDATERFSGEWTVTAVGRHYFAALIARDLGDVDVPDADRRFEFILTHDRRLVVSAARSLMRRVLPSRG, from the coding sequence GTGCAGCGCATCGTCGATCCCGAATCCCGCGCGGTCGAGGCCGTCCTGGCGGACGTGTGGGGAGCGCGATCGGTGTATCAGCCGATCGTCGACCTGGACTCCGGGGTGGTGGTCGGTTACGAGGCGTTGGCTCGGTGGCCCGCGGTACCCGGTGTGGATGTCGGACGGGTATTCGACGAGGCGGCGGATCGAGGTGTGGTGCGTGAGCTCGACTGGGCATGCCGACTGGCCGCACTCTCCGGTGCCGCGGAGGCCGGTCTGAGTACCGAGTACAGCGTTTTCATCAACGTCGAACCGCACAACGGGCCCGTCATACCCGACTTCGCACGGAGAATGCTCGACAGCTTCGACCGGCCGATCAACGTCGTGATCGAACTGACCGAGAGGTCGCTGCTGTCCGATCCCGCCACGTTGCTGGCGGTGGTCGACGCTGCTCGACGACTCGGGTGCTCGGTGGCCCTCGACGACGTCGGGGCCAACGAGGCCACGGTCACCATGCTGGAGTTCGTGGCACCGGACATCATCAAGTTGGACTGCACGCTGGTGCAGTCCGATCCGAGTCCGGCACAAGCGCGTGTCATCGCTGCGGTGCGTGCGCACGCCGAGTTCACCGGCGCGACGATTCTCGCCGAGGGTGTGGAGAACGAGGAGCATCTGGCCCGTGCCAGAGCGCTCGGTGCCACCCTGGGGCAGGGCTGGTTGTTCGGCCGACCCGCGGCGTTGCCGTCCGAGACGTCGCGACGCCGCGACGTTCTCGACCGGACGCCGTCGGTGGTGTCACGCAGACGGTCGTCGGCCGGTTCCGCAGTGCCGGAGGTGCCGTCCGACCTGTTCGGGGAGATCCCACCCCTGGTGGGGCGAAAAGCGTTCGTGCTGAGCATGGCTCGTGAGATCGAGGACCACGCCCGCGGCGCTGTGGACCCACTCATCGTGCTCTCGGCATTCCAACGTGCCCGGTGGTTCGCGCCGAACGTGGTCGACCGGTACGCCGATCTCGCGGCCCTGCACCCGTTCATCGCCGCGCTGGGGGTGGGCCTGCCGGACGAGCCGGCCCCCGGAGTGCGCGGTGCCGCACTGGATGCAACAGAACGATTCTCGGGCGAGTGGACGGTGACGGCGGTGGGCCGGCACTACTTCGCGGCGCTGATCGCTCGCGACCTCGGCGATGTCGACGTTCCCGACGCCGATCGGCGATTCGAGTTCATCCTCACGCACGACCGTCGTCTGGTCGTGTCGGCGGCACGGTCGCTGATGAGGCGCGTGCTGCCGTCTCGCGGATGA
- a CDS encoding MarR family winged helix-turn-helix transcriptional regulator gives MTSPQTRVLQALRLYAVRYQESAHLLARWMDLPTTDGTALGEVIWAEREGSPLTPAALSRRVGLTSGATTALINRLEERGFVSRNRESRDRRSVTLRATEAAHERIDPFLRRSSAALDTALGDYDADTVDAISEFLVRFADVLPGVSDAEGHVEDA, from the coding sequence ATGACCTCACCCCAGACGCGCGTTCTCCAGGCCCTCCGGCTGTACGCGGTGAGGTACCAGGAATCGGCGCATCTCCTCGCCCGCTGGATGGACCTGCCGACCACGGACGGAACCGCACTGGGAGAGGTGATCTGGGCCGAACGCGAAGGCAGCCCGCTGACTCCCGCGGCGCTGTCGCGGCGGGTGGGCCTCACCTCCGGTGCCACCACGGCGTTGATCAACCGGCTGGAAGAGAGGGGGTTCGTTTCCCGCAACCGCGAGAGCAGAGACCGCAGATCGGTGACGCTGCGGGCCACCGAGGCCGCCCACGAGCGGATCGACCCCTTTCTTCGACGGTCCTCGGCGGCGCTCGACACTGCACTCGGCGACTACGACGCCGACACCGTGGACGCGATCAGCGAATTCCTCGTTCGATTCGCCGATGTGCTGCCGGGGGTCTCCGACGCGGAAGGTCACGTCGAGGACGCGTGA
- a CDS encoding enoyl-CoA hydratase-related protein encodes MTATLDLRDGIAVLTLGDDENRFSPDWLDTVGAQLDTVEADARGLVTVGTGKFYSNGLDLDWLMANGERADWYVGRVHALFARILTFPLPTVAAVNGHAFGAGAMFALAHDFRTMRADRGYYCFPEVDIDIPFTPGMAALIQAKLSPQDAVVAMTTGHRYGGDDALAARLVDAIAPDDEVVGAAIERITPIAGKDRGTLGAIKTTMFAPVVAALRAS; translated from the coding sequence ATGACCGCCACCCTCGACCTCCGCGACGGCATCGCCGTCCTCACCCTCGGGGACGACGAGAATCGCTTCTCCCCGGACTGGCTCGACACCGTCGGCGCCCAGCTCGACACGGTCGAAGCCGACGCCCGCGGACTCGTCACCGTCGGCACCGGAAAGTTCTACTCCAACGGACTCGACCTCGACTGGCTCATGGCCAACGGCGAGCGCGCCGACTGGTACGTCGGCCGCGTGCACGCTCTGTTCGCCCGCATCCTGACGTTCCCGCTCCCCACCGTCGCCGCCGTCAACGGCCATGCCTTCGGCGCCGGCGCGATGTTCGCTCTGGCGCACGACTTCCGCACCATGCGAGCCGATCGCGGTTACTACTGCTTCCCCGAGGTCGACATCGACATTCCTTTCACCCCGGGCATGGCGGCGCTGATCCAGGCGAAGCTGTCACCGCAGGACGCCGTCGTCGCGATGACCACGGGGCACCGTTACGGCGGCGACGACGCACTGGCCGCGAGACTCGTCGACGCCATCGCCCCCGACGACGAGGTCGTCGGTGCCGCGATCGAGCGGATCACGCCCATTGCCGGCAAGGACCGCGGCACCCTCGGCGCGATCAAGACCACCATGTTCGCGCCGGTCGTCGCGGCTCTGCGCGCGAGCTGA
- the aztA gene encoding zinc ABC transporter ATP-binding protein AztA, with translation MSQIDTTRLAARLRSARVEFDKHVAIDGVDLDVVAGEVTAIAGPNGAGKSTLLEMIAGTRALTSGTRVATRALGFVPQRAAVPDRLPVTVRDVATVGVWGGRRAWRRLDAESRRVVDDALDRLGISELADRPFSALSGGQRQRALLAQGLARRADLLLLDEPTTGLDATSGDRIRDVMRAEARRGVAVACVSHDPLVIDMADRVVKLEAGRVVR, from the coding sequence ATGAGCCAGATCGACACGACCCGACTCGCTGCTCGGCTGCGCAGTGCCCGCGTGGAGTTCGACAAACACGTGGCCATCGACGGGGTCGACCTCGATGTCGTCGCGGGAGAGGTGACGGCGATCGCAGGTCCGAACGGTGCCGGCAAATCCACACTGCTGGAGATGATCGCGGGAACGCGTGCGCTGACGTCCGGCACCCGAGTCGCGACGCGGGCACTAGGATTCGTTCCACAGCGCGCGGCGGTCCCGGACCGACTGCCGGTGACGGTGCGGGACGTCGCGACGGTCGGCGTCTGGGGCGGGAGGCGGGCGTGGCGCCGTCTCGATGCCGAGTCTCGCCGTGTCGTCGACGACGCGCTCGATCGCCTCGGTATCAGCGAGCTCGCAGACAGGCCCTTCTCCGCGTTGTCAGGCGGTCAGAGACAGCGGGCGTTGCTCGCGCAGGGCCTTGCGCGTCGCGCTGATCTTCTGCTTCTCGACGAACCCACGACGGGTCTGGACGCGACGAGCGGGGATCGCATTCGGGACGTCATGAGGGCTGAAGCCCGGCGCGGCGTGGCAGTCGCCTGCGTGTCTCACGATCCGCTCGTGATCGACATGGCCGATCGGGTCGTGAAGCTCGAGGCGGGGCGGGTGGTCCGCTGA